Part of the Vigna unguiculata cultivar IT97K-499-35 chromosome 3, ASM411807v1, whole genome shotgun sequence genome, ACACGCCTCTAGTTTTTCCATTGCCCACTTAAGAAAATATCCTCACTTGCAAATCACTATCTAAATTCCACTTATAGTTGATAGGTCACCACTTTGTTATCCAAACTGACCGACAAAGTTATACAACTGCTAGGAGTTAACTACTGAATTGAgcataaactagacgaaaaaTAAAGCTGTGGATGCCTTGTCAAGATCAATGCATGCAATTAAATGTCCACAATAGAAGGACATGCTGGAGTGGCCAGAACTGTGCAAGAATTGCAGCATGATTGGAAAGGAATAAGGAAAGATGTTCCGCAACTCATAAGCAAATGTTTCACATACCACAGCAAGCTGGATTTAGTAACACGAAAGCAATTCTATTTCGACTGTTTCCAATCACCAATAAAATTTAGGAGGACATAGgagcaaaaattttcaactGGCTTAAAATTGTCCTTCTACGACTAGGACACACTATCTATTAGTGATTATTGATCAATGTTTAAGGCCACTTAGCACAACCATGATGGCTAATAATTCTAGTTTGCCAATTACAGAGTAGGTCATTCACAATTGGCAGTTTATTGAATCATTTTCTCTCTTGTGGCTTATTAAACAATTACGGTATTGCTGATATTGGTTTTTACTTGGACCACAATGAGTGCAATCTTACCCTGTTTTTTCTAAACAATTACGGTATTGCTGATATTGGTCTTTACTTATACCACAATGAGTGCAATCTTACCCTGTTTTTTCTAACactagtttttaatttttatgtgaaaattaTACATATTCCTCCAGAAAATTCAAAGAAGTATTAGTGTCATCTGTTTCCCTTCTTACATTTGGTCCTCTCCTTCATCATATTTTCAGTTCCCTGCAATGATGTGAACTTCTTGCGAAGGAAGTCATAATTAGGAACATCATACTTCTTGAAGTGTGTTTAGGTCACATGGACTGCTTGTGTTATAAATGGCATTAATCCTGAATCAAAGTTGAGGGTTAAGTGACAGAGTTGAAAGGGTTATTTTAAAGGGTTAACTACATGGGATATAAAGTTTAATTGTCCCTTTGTTTAACTTACCTGAATGTTGGTTAACATTGAAACTGTTAAACTAGAGTTTGTTTTCTTAAGTTGGATTCATGTGGCCTTACATAATCCTTTTGGCATAGTGTAGTTTTTAAGTAGAAAAAATACCttataattaaaagttagaaGTCTTAAGTGATGTCTGGGCACCGACTGGGAATATGGCTAGAATATTTCTTATCAGGCTTGGGTAATCCTTGCCCTTGAGTTATGATTTTGGGTTGATCTATactctataatttttattatggtaATTGGCCACTCTGGTCTTAATGTTGGATTTTCCTACTGATATCTAGTCTTGCAAATTTCCTGTTCTAAACATCCAGTTGTAGGGGTGTGAGCAGAGTTGTCAATAGCAGCGATTCTCTATTTGCACTGCCATAGCACTGCACttccaaatttcaaaatagcAGTTATCCGGCTATGTGCCATATACTGCTTTTAGTGTCGGCCAGCCACTATATGCAGCTATGTGGGATCCGTAATTATGGGTTTGAGTTAACATGTCCATGTCCTACATTAGCTAGGATTATGGGAAGAATACTTCTTATAAGGCATGAGCTATCTTCTCCCCTCGACTTAGCCTTTGGCACTGAGTTAGGCCTTGGTCATTTCTATTAAGTAATAGGGCTTCCAATAAGGGGAAAAGCATTGAAAAAAACGTATTAGACAAGCTTGCTTTTTACAATCTGAGTCAGATCTATCAATGGGGTCACCTGCTAGTAACTTACATTAACATTGTGACAATCATACAATTAAGGAAGTTAAAAATCATACACCTAATAGTTTCAAAGATAAACACGTTCAGaggttaaattgaaaaataaatagagcTTCGTATATGGAATGGAAAATTTGAATGAAGTACATGTGGTGGTGGTAATCTAGATGTACCGTTCTTGCAATTAACAGTGGCATTTTAATGCAATCTCTCtttgtgttttctttaattttatagttttctaAATGATACTTCTCCTGGCAGGCACTACGTGACCTGGAAAAGTGATATTCCATTTCTTAAACTGTAGAGTTGGAGTGAACATAAGGTAGGAACTAATATGactcttttaatataaattaacaaGTTCATTGAAGAAGGGGGTTACAGAAACAGTATTAGTTGATAATTATGTTCAATCTTAAGATCTCTGAAATatggatataatgattaattattgaACATGTTGTGTCAAGAGTCAAGACTATAGTGAATCATTTTTGTTCCTTAAGTGActacatatattttatgtacATTATATAACAGAAGGTTATGTGAATGTAATACACTGTTGGACATGTGTTGCCTCTCTTAgtgtatttgttttaattagaCAATTGTTATTTCTGTTGTCATTGTAGTTTTGTTAGACTGTTGGTTAGTGTAGCGATTCTGTCAGACTATTGGTTTGTGTAACTGTTATGTTAGAAAGTTACAACTAACTTCTATTAGAGCTATGTATATATTCTTCTGATAACAGAGTCTCATTCATCTCATCTTgtattttttacccttttcaaaGTAATAAATCAGTGTATCAGTTTTCTATTACTGTGTCCAGAGCACATTGATTGTTTTTCATGGCTTTCATCAGAATTCTTGACGGTGATGTTTCTTCAATTTCAGTTACTGCTTCGGCATCTGATGCCGATAGCTGCTCCGACCTCTTTGATTCCGGTGGCTGCTCCAGCCACTATTTCTCATCAAATCACAAAAGACTTGatgaaagatatttttgttgttgcaataaaaaattgaatctgTTAAGAAAGCCTGTAGCCTTCATGTCtttgttgtttctttttccttttattccTATGGGTTTTCTTTTTGAAAGTGATCGTGATCAAAATTACATCAATTCAGCGTATCTAGACTGTTGTTTAGTGTAACCGCTTTGTTACACAATTACCGCTAACTTGTAACTTAGCTTTGTATACAGTCTTCTGTTAATCTAGACTGTTGGTTAGTGTAACTGCTTTGTTATACAATTGCAACTAACTTGTATCTGAGCTTTGTAGACAGTCTTCTGTTAATTGAGTCTCATATTCATCTTGTATCTTTCACCCTTTCCATAATAAATCAGTGTATcactttttttatcatgttaaCATATGAAGAACTAAGCTGGTATAGGATCATCTCCAACAATTTCCAAGAAATAATTGACAAAACAAAAATTGCAGAATGGATCAGATAGGGATAAACTTCAATCTACCTTGATTAAATTCTCACCAAGTTATTGGACGTTTTGGTTGTTGTATATGAGTTTCCAATCCAAAGTGACAGGTCTTTTTCTACTCATCAATTTCTTTTGGTTGTCACATCAATCAAGGTAAATTGGAGTTTCTTCATCTTTGATCCCTTCTGTATTTTCTGTTTTGTCAATCGTCCACTGAACATTGTCGGAAATGATCCTGCACAAGGTTAGTTTTCCATCAATATAGCTGTCTGAGTTTAAGGAATAttgacttcatttttttattttactgcaggatatcatctttggtttcCAAAGAGACTGATCCATCAGTTTTAGTGAATGGACATTTTGATAGTCCCCTTGGTTCCCCTGGTGCTGGTGACTGTGGTTCATGTGTTGGTGAGTTGTGGGGACATTTGAAGTCATCATTGAATTTAAGAGAGATTATATTTGGGAATTCTGTACATTACCTTGAGCATTCTAAAACGTATTGTTTATCTTATTTCCCCCCTTTTCAGCATCTATGCTGGAAATTGCAAGACTAATAGTCGACTCTGGTTGGGTTCCCCACCGCCCagttattttcctttttaatggTGCTGAGGAACTTTTTATGTTGGTAGGAAGTTTGTCTATACAGGATAATGATTTATTCATGAGTGGATTTTACCATAATGAAACTAATGTTGTGTTGTTTACTTCTAATGCTTAAGGGTTCACATGGGTTCATGAAGACACATAAGTGGCGTGACACGATAGGAGCTTTTATAAATGTCGAGGCATCTGGGACTGGAGGGCCTGGTAAATGTCATGCaaaatttctattattattagtagtataATGAGCTAATCTTTAGTGTCTCTCTCCATCAACTTATGATGCCATACATGACAATTTTACTGAATAATGTTGCTAAACATAACAGATTTAGTTTGCCAATCTGGACCAAGTTCTTGGCCTTCTAATGTCTATGCAGAAGCAGCAATATACCCTATGGCTAATAGTGCAGCTGCGGTTATGTTTCTCTTCTAACCTTCCTATATCTTTAATACTCTATGGTGCTGGTTGGCCATATTTTTTTGCATTACTAATTCAAACACGAATTTTCCATTTCAACATACAGGATGTTTTTCCTGTTATTCCTGGAGATACTGATTACCGGATATTTTCCCAAGACTATGGGAATATTCCTGGGCTTGACATTATATTTCTCCTTGGTGGATACTTTTACCATACCTCATCTGATACAGTAGAGAGACTGTTGTATGTATCTTACATACTTGATTTGGTACAAAATATTTGATtgaacttttataattttgtctTGCAAAAGTGTGTAATATAACTCTTTCTCAGGCCTGGAAGCATCCAAGCACGTGGAGAAAATTTGTTTAGCATAATCAAGACATTTACTAATTCTTCTAAGCTACAAAACACCTATCAGACAAATTATAGCGAAGTTACTGCGATCACATTCAATGATGAGCGGGCTGTATTCTTTGATTATTTCTCATGGTTTATGGTATGCACTGATGTTGGCAGAATCCTGCTTTTCCTAATGATCCGATACTCTTTTTGATAATCAAAGCAATATAATCTTCACAATTAGGCCatctttctattttgttgtcTTATATATCAGTGTTGGATTTTCAGATATTTTATTCCAGAAGGGTGGCTAAAATTCTTCACAGTATTCCTATCTTCCTCTTCCTTGTTTTTCCCTTTACACATGGTAGATCACATTCTTGGTCAGCAGCCTTGTGTAATTTTACAAAAGGTAGATTATTGCCTGGTTACTGTCATTTAATCTTTTGATATGATATTTCTAATTGGTCTCTTTGTTAAtcactttaaattttttcctCAATGTTCCGTgagttcttttctttttttttttcccttagtTATTGTAgaagaatttaaatattatttgttgacactttgaataatgttttataatttctttgataTGCAGGTATTTTTATCCACACAGTAGGAATTATATCGGCAGTTGTTGTTCCTGTTGTGTTTTCTATCCTGAGATTAGTGTTGTCTTCTCAGACAATGAATTGGTACGTTCATTTAAAGTTAGCTTTTGGATTCGTGTAGTTTGTGAcagattttttgtagtgtaacttttgttttcttgCAGTTAGTGCCagaattgttttttattaaccAAATGAGATTGAGAGAAGAAAGTATGATGGAGGTTCAATTTAATATTCACCAAGTAAAATGTGAAGATTTTGGAGTGGGTTTTTGTGGCCATTAAAGTAGCTTAggtgtaataatttaaaatcttaatgcATTTTCTGTAATCATGTgttaacaaaattgataaaaccCAGGTTTGCTCATCCATACTTGGCTTTCCTGATGTTTGTACCCTGTGCACTTACTGGGCTTTTAATTCCAAGAATTATCTGGAGACGCTTTCCACTTTCTCAAGACGTTTCAATTGTCAAGACATCTGAAGAGGTATTGTGGCATATTGAAATGGGTTTAACAAGTCTATTCTGATCCGTGTCttcatagtttattttttatgaaatggaCATTAATAAAAATCAAGATCTGACTTTATTTTGTCAAACTTGTTACGTTAACAAAAACACCAttgtgttttttaaatttactttttcctttcatgataaaagaaaaattgccAGACATCTACTTTGTTCTTGATTCTGTCAGTTATCAAATGAAATATATTGCCTGATAGAAAGACTTCCGACATCCAACAATATTGTCTATAGAATTAGGTTATCCACTTTGGCTTGTGCTGTCTTCATGCATGATCTTTATAAATATGACTTTGTGTGGTGTTCTGAATTTGAGCATATTCTTCAAGAGTGATTTCAATTTGTCTTGTTGGTGGAAGTCCGAACTGCCTAACTTTTTTGTTTGACACAAATCGGCAGGCGCTATCTGATGAAGCAAGCTTCTGGGGAGGATTTGGATTCTATGCCATATTAACTATGGTGTGCTGATTTAAAATACAGCCAGACAATATGATTCTTTTTCCTCGTGATTTAATGTATTCTCTTGAATATTTGGCATGGctaaaacaatttattaaaaacaggCTTATCTTGTAGCTGGGCTGAGTGGAGGTTTTGTGACATTTTTTGTGTGCGCATCCATGCTTCCTGCGTGGATATCCTTCTGCCTGGCAGTCAAATTCTTTGGACAACGGTCACTCAGGTTGATTGTGAATACTTATTTAATTGTAACCACCGCATGTACTACTTTTGTACAGATAAATTTGTGTCTTGCTTGATCTTTGGTCTTACGGCCCCCAATGTCATTTTACTCCCTTCACGTATAGATTTGTTTTGCATATTCAATGTTGTTATATGCATGCTATCatctaatattatttcttttggcAAGTGTTATTCATTTCTGTAATCCCTTTATGTTCTTTTGCTTTCCAGGTCAACAATGTTTTACATATTACCTCTAGTTCCATGCCTTGCATATTCTGTTTATTTTGGTGGC contains:
- the LOC114179285 gene encoding endoplasmic reticulum metallopeptidase 1 isoform X2, which translates into the protein MLEIARLIVDSGWVPHRPVIFLFNGAEELFMLGSHGFMKTHKWRDTIGAFINVEASGTGGPDLVCQSGPSSWPSNVYAEAAIYPMANSAAADVFPVIPGDTDYRIFSQDYGNIPGLDIIFLLGGYFYHTSSDTVERLLPGSIQARGENLFSIIKTFTNSSKLQNTYQTNYSEVTAITFNDERAVFFDYFSWFMIFYSRRVAKILHSIPIFLFLVFPFTHGRSHSWSAALCNFTKGIFIHTVGIISAVVVPVVFSILRLVLSSQTMNWFAHPYLAFLMFVPCALTGLLIPRIIWRRFPLSQDVSIVKTSEEALSDEASFWGGFGFYAILTMAYLVAGLSGGFVTFFVCASMLPAWISFCLAVKFFGQRSLRSTMFYILPLVPCLAYSVYFGGFLVQFLIEKMGMMGSLPLPYGHYVPDIIVAALIGIVTGWCTGPLMPICGHWLARSSILQFLLQLSVFGLALSSQFFPYTTSAPKRIVFQHTFHTAGPSQILESTYDFSVTDSNSLLFLFKHSPEVAKELNVTSEFSFESASKSKRNDWMAIFPVSFLFSNSLKFPAQKDDILKQYEYFPELSIQNPSLNSEKGPRRVHLELSLGSLQEVWVAVLNITGPLSSWSFADNLLPGTETFGGGPQSYICRLSGPSDGNWTFWLEANSSEALRVDVAVLDQKLVDPMKRLKDLFPDWVDVTAYSSFMSSYIL